A stretch of Chanodichthys erythropterus isolate Z2021 chromosome 20, ASM2448905v1, whole genome shotgun sequence DNA encodes these proteins:
- the myt1b gene encoding myelin transcription factor 1 isoform X4, which translates to MSLDTDDKRTRTRSKAGRVPSEIVGQELSCPTPGCNGSGHISGKYARHRSALSCPLARKRRLQEAESEQPASKRKSHPLKLAMDEGFNAESEGSGEEMELREEEEDEERAQQAGDQECEEEEQAKQNAESINTEEEGGDEEECIIIEASSTDKPKLSSSEDLSNYQHIVANSLTHLNNAPQLQQPGTVETQDKSPFREPEEEEYKTEETRNKVGVLVARENGVMGNTGEREDKEEDMRTETQKESDHQYFTEEMQTQQAEEEEEEEDDYDDDDDDDDDEGLRSEMQKGETYREEYNEVKSEDEGEREAPSVITATQGSHVREDYVSHKLALPESYSSSKANTASPVVIEVQSEESERDADVDGNDDDDDDDGDNDSLSQRSTVADESEMFDIMRGNLGLLEQAIALKAQQVKAHRELSRIPEHHRFFPLDDRPGKHMEHIRKSCFGKESSRSEKREIKCPTPGCDGTGHVTGLYPHHRSLSGCPHKDRIPPEILAMHENVLKCPTPGCTGQGHVNSNRNTHRSLSGCPIAAAEKLSKTHDKQHLPQPMGEHIKGSPNSDRVLRPMCFVKQLEIPPHGSYRPSLVPATPRANLAKELEKYSKVSFDYASFDVQVFGKRMLAPKMHTSETSPKAFKSKPPFPRASPPSPSLHGGYGKSSSSGYDYSHDAEAAHMAATAILNLSTRCWERPENLSIRHQDKSMEIEVDENGTLDLSMKKPIKREVGMPCASPEVRSPDLSSSSSSSSTSLHHGNSSISPHSLHTYKQEEWEGPLDYTKPNRQREEELEEMDHSAQSFASSDPEDCDMMQDTLEDRKYPGEVTTPSFKVRFQPKDTKKELLLCPTPGCDGSGHITGNYASHRRCPTPGCDGSGHITGNYASHRSLSGCPRAKKGGIKTTPIKDDKEDSELLKCPVPGCDSLGHISGKYATHRSAYGCPLAARRQKEGMLNGSPFSWKAFKTEGPTCPTPGCDGSGHANGSFLTHRSLSGCPRASLNKKKAKFPGEEYLSTKFRAGDVLDNDEDIKQLNKEINELNESNHEMEADMVNLQTQITSMEKNLKNIEQENKVIEEQNEALFMELSGLSQALIRSLANIRLPHMQEPITEQNFESYVSTLTDMYTNKDCYQNPENKALLETINKAVKGIKV; encoded by the exons ATTGTTGGACAGGAGCTGAG CTGCCCTACTCCAGGATGCAATGGCTCAGGCCATATCAGTGGCAAATATGCCCGACACAGAAG TGCTTTGAGTTGCCCGTTGGCCAGAAAAAGGCGCCTACAGGAAGCAGAGTCAGAGCAACCCGCCTCCAAGAGGAAGTCCCACCCGCTGAAGCTGGCAATGGACGAAGGCTTCAATGCAGAGAGTGAGGGGAGCGGAGAAGAGATGGAGTtgagggaggaagaggaggatgaAGAACGGGCACAGCAGGCTGGCGATCAAGAGTGTGAAGAAGAGGAGCAAGCGAAACAGAACGCAGAGAGCATTAATACAGAAGAAGAGGGTGGTGATGAAG AGGAGTGTATCATCATCGAGGCGTCCAGCACAGACAAGCCCAAGCTCTCATCCTCTGAGGATCTCTCCAACTATCAGCACATAGTGGCCAACTCACTGACCCACCTCAACAATGCTCCACAACTACAGCAGCCCGGCACAGTGGAAACACAAGATAAAAGCCCTTTTAGAGaaccagaagaagaagaatataAAACAGAGGAAACAAGGAACAAAGTAGGAGTTCTGGTGGCTAGGGAGAATGGAGTGATGGGAAATACAGGTGAGAGGGAAGATAAAGAAGAGGACATGCGCACTGAGACCCAGAAGGAGTCAGACCACCAGTATTTTACTGAGGAGATGCAGACCCAACAggctgaagaagaagaagaagaagaagacgattatgatgatgatgatgatgatgatgatgatgaggggCTGAGGTCTGAGATGCAAAAAGGAGAGACGTACAGGGAGGAGTACAATGAAGTTAAGTCTGAAGATGAAGGGGAGAGAGAAGCCCCTTCGGTTATAACTGCCACTCAGGGATCCCACGTAAGGGAAGACTATGTTTCCCACAAACTCGCTTTGCCAGAGAGCTACAGCTCCAGTAAGGCCAACACAGCATCTCCTGTGGTTATCGAAGTGCAGTCCGAGGAGTCGGAGAGGGATGCCGACGTGGACGGAAATGATGATGACGACGATGATGATGGGGACAACGACAGCCTGTCTCAGCGATCAACAGTGGCGGACGAGTCCGAGATGTTCGACATAATGCGGGGGAACCTGGGGTTGCTGGAGCAGGCCATTGCTTTGAAAGCCCAACAGGTCAAAGCCCATCGCGAGCTCAGCCGCATTCCCGAACACCACCGTTTCTTTCCTCTCGACGACCGGCCTGGCAAACACATGGAACATATTCGCAAGAGCTGCTTTGGAAAAG AGAGCTCTAGATCAGAGAAGCGAGAGATCAAATGCCCAACCCCCGGGTGTGATGGAACGGGTCACGTGACCGGACTCTATCCCCACCACCGCAGTCTGTCAGGCTGCCCACACAAAGATCGGATCCCTCCAGAGA ttttggcCATGCATGAGAATGTCTTGAAGTGCCCAACACCAGGATGCACTGGTCAGGGTCATGTCAACAGCAACCGCAACACACACCGCAG TTTGTCCGGATGTCCCATCGCTGCTGCCGAAAAGCTCTCGAAGACTCATGACAAGCAACACCTGCCCCAGCCCATGGGCGAGCACATCAAGGGCAGCCCGAACTCTGACCGTGTACTCAG GCCCATGTGTTTTGTGAAGCAGTTGGAGATTCCTCCACACGGCAGCTACAGGCCCAGCCTCGTCCCCGCCACGCCACGCGCTAATCTGGCCAAGGAGCTGGAGAAGTACTCCAAGGTGTCCTTCGATTATGCAAGCTTCGACGTGCAGGTGTTTGGCAAGCGCATGCTCGCCCCAAAGATGCACACCAGCGAAACTTCACCCAAAGCCTTCAAAT CCAAACCTCCATTCCCCAGGGCCTCCCCCCCAAGTCCCAGCTTGCACGGTGGTTATGGAAAAAGCTCCTCCAGTGGCTATGATTATTCCCATGATGCCGAAGCTGCCCACATGGCTGCCACTGCGATCCTCAACCTGTCCACACGCTGCTGGGAGAGACCAGAGAACCTCAGCATCAGACACCAAGATAAG AGTATGGAAATTGAGGTGGATGAGAATGGCACCTTGGACCTGAGCATGAAGAAGCCCATAAAGAGAGAAGTGGGCATGCCTTGCGCCAGCCCTGAAGTGCGATCCCCAGATCTgtcttcatcatcttcatcatcatccaCATCtcttcaccatggcaacagcagcATCTCACCCCACTCTTTACACACCTACAAACAAGAGGAGTGGGAGGGGCCACTGGACTACACCAAACCCAATCGACAGAGAGAGGAGGAGCTAGAAGAG ATGGACCACAGCGCTCAGTCTTTTGCTTCTTCTGACCCTGAGGATTGCGACATGATGCAGGACACCCTGGAGGACAGGAAGTACCCCGGAGAGGTCACAACGCCCAGCTTTAAGGTCAGGTTCCAGCCCAAGGACACCAAGAAAGAGCTCCTGCT GTGCCCCACTCCGGGCTGTGACGGCAGCGGACACATCACCGGAAACTATGCATCCCATCGCAG ATGTCCAACTCCAGGCTGTGATGGTTCAGGTCATATCACTGGCAACTACGCGTCTCACAGAAG TTTGTCTGGGTGTCCACGGGCCAAGAAaggtggaataaaaacaactcCCATCAAGGACGACAAGGAGGACTCCGAGCTCTTAAA ATGCCCAGTGCCAGGCTGTGACAGCCTGGGTCACATCAGCGGGAAGTACGCCACTCACCGCAGTGCGTACGGATGCCCGTTGGCGGCCAGGCGGCAGAAGGAGGGGATGTTGAACGGGTCTCCATTCTCCTGGAAGGCGTTTAAGACAGAAGGCCCCACCTGTCCCACACCGGGATGTGACGGATCGGGACACGCCAACGGCAGCTTCCTCACCCACCGCAG TCTCTCAGGCTGCCCCAGAGCCTCCCTCAACAAGAAGAAAGCCAAGTTCCCTGGAGAAGAGTATCTCAGCACTAAGTTCAGAGCCGGTGACG TCTTAGACAATGACGAAGACATCAAGCAACTCAATAAAGAAATCAATGAGCTCAATGAATCCAACCATGAGATGGAGGCAGATATGGTCAACCTTCAAACGCAG ATCACATCTATGGAGAAGAACCTGAAGAACATCGAGCAGGAGAATAAGGTGATTGAAGAACAGAATGAAGCGCTGTTTATGGAGCTGTCTGGACTCAGTCAAGCTCTTATACGGAGTCTGGCCAACATCCGCCTGCCTCACATG CAGGAGCCAATCACAGAGCAGAATTTCGAGAGCTACGTTAGCACCCTAACTGACATGTACACCAATAAGGACTGCTACCAGAACCCAGAGAACAAGGCCCTTCTGGAGACCATCAACAAGGCGGTGAAAGGCATCAAGGTCTGA